CCGGGAGGGCATCGAGTCCCTTTACCGCCAGCTCCGGGAGATAGACCCCGAAACCGCCGCCCGCCTGCCTATCCGCGATGAAAAGCGCATTCTCCGGGCCTTGGAGGTCTACCGGGAGACCGGCGAGACCCTCACCGCCCACGATGCCCGCACCCGCCTCCGGCCCCCTAAATACCGGGCCTGCACCATCGGCCTCACCTTCCGGGACCGGGCCGACCTCTATGCGCGCATCGACCGCCGGGTGGACACCATGGTGGAGTGCGGCCTCCTCCGGGAGGTGGAGGCCCTTCTTCAAACCGGCCTCCCCGAGACCGCCACCGCTCTCCAGGCCATCGGCTACAAGCAGTTTCTCTCCGTCTACCGGGGGGACACGCTGGTGTCAGAGGCCGTAGCGGAGGTGAAGCTCCGCTCCCGGCAGTATGCCAAGCGCCAGCTCACCTGGCTGCGCCGCAAAGACGACATCCACTGGCTTCTCTGGGAAAAAGACCCCGATTTCCCGGCGGGCCTCCAAAATGCGACAGAATATCTCCTCGCCCAGGGCTTAGGATAGACCCGGGCGGACAAGCATAGAAAAATCTATCGTCCGCACCAAGACATAGAAAAAGGAGCAGACGATATGAAAAAGGCAAATTTACAGGACATTTTTCTCACCAAGGTACGCAAGCAGGCCGTTCCCGTCACGGTATTTCTGATGAACGGCTTCCAGCTTCGAGGCGTAATCACCGGCTTCGACAGCTTTTCCCTGGTGCTTGACAGCGACGGCCGCCAGCAGTTTATCTACAAGCACGCCGTCTCCACCCTTGTGCCCCTGCGCCCTCTCTCTCTGCGGGAGGAGGAAGGGGACGACTGACAGCGAAGGAGCAGCCATGCGATCCACTCCCATTTTCAAAATTCTCTCCCTGGCGGTGCTTGTGGCCGTGGTGACGCTTTTGGGCATAGAGGGCTACCGGTATTTCCACCGGTCCGTGTCCGTCTCCGTGGCCTACACCGGCCAGGTGACCGACAGCCTCTCCGTCACCGGCTGGGTGGTCCGTCAGGAGACGCCCCTGCCCGACACCTCCGGCACCCTCCTGCGCCAGGTTCAGGAAGGGGAGAAGGTCCACGCCGGCCAGGCCGTAGCCATGGCCTACGCCAGCAAGAGCGCTCTGGAGGTGGTGAGCCGGCTGGAGGACACGGAGCTGAAGCTGCAGCAGCTTCAGTTTGCCCGCAGCTCCTTTTTGGACAGCGACGCCGCCCTGAAGGTGGACAGCGATATTTCCGACAGCATTCTCCGCCTGCACATAGCCACGGCGGACGGCGACTATGCCACCGCCACCCAGGAGATGTCCGCCATGAAAACCGCCGTGCTCAAGCGCAGCTACAGCTATGAGTCCCTGGAGCAGATCGACCAGGCCATCGCCCAGACCCGCAGCGATATTTCCTCTCTGCAAAATCAGCTCTCCGGCGCCACCTCGGTAAAAACCGCTGTTGCCGGAGTCTACAGCGGCTCCACCGACGGCAGCGAGGAGACCCTCACCCCGGACTTTTTGACGGATGTGACCCCCGCCCGGCTGGACGCTCTCAGCACCGGCTCCGCCGTGAAGAGCGCCGGCAAGATCATCACCGATAACACCTGGTACTTCGCCGCCAATATCCCCGCCCAGCAGGCCCGGGAGCTTCAGGTGGGCCAGGAGGTCACTCTCCGCCTGAGCAAGGGCCTGCAGCAGGACACCCCTGCCTATGTTCAGTCCATCAGCGCCGAGGAGGACGGTCATGTGGCCGTGGTCCTCTCCTGCACCCGCTATATCTCCCAGGTCACCCTCCTGCGCCATCAGCAGGGGGAGATCCTCCTGCGGGAGTATAAGGGCCTCCGGGTCCCCTCCGCCGCCCTGCGCATGGACGAGGATGGCTCGCTGCAGCTTTTCTGCCGCCTGGGCGCCTATGTGTACAGCAAGCCCGTAGACCTGGTGTACCGGGGCGACGGCTTCTGCCTGGTCCGCTCCGCCCAGGGCGCCGCAGATGAGCGGATCCTCCGCCAGGGCGATTTGGTCATCTCCACCGCCCGGGCCCTCACCGACGGCATGATCTTCCCGGACAACTGACCGCCTAACCGGCATCCAATCTATCCGCAGGGGCGAACGACCCTGTTCGCCCTCCCGGGCCACTGCGTTACGGCGGGGCGATGTGGGCATCGCCCCCTACAAAATTCTATCGAAAACCCGTGCGTAGGGGCCGATGCCTACATCGGCCCGCAACAAAGACTTACTTGTTATCCGTAGGGGCGACCCTTGCGGTCGCCCGCCCATTGCACCTCTTGTTGCGCTTCCGTAGGGGCGGACGCCTCTGTCCGCCCGCCGACAACGCACCGCACCCCATATAAAAAACCAGTCATTGCGAGACCAGCGCGCACGCTGGTCGTGGCAATCCGTAACCCTCGTCCCCAATAAAGGCTCCCCTGCGCAAGGGTCGCCACCCACCCATTCCACCAACAGAAATAAAAAGGGAGGAATTTTCCATGTCCATATCCGAAAACATTGCGTCCATCCGCCTGCGAATCGAAGCCGCCGCCGCTAAAACCGGCCGCACCGGTGCGGACATCACCCTGGTGGGCGCCAGCAAAATGAACGACGCCGCCGCCTGCCGGGAGGCCATCGCCGCCGGCATTGATGCCCTGGGCGAAAACCGCGTTCAGGAGATGACCCGGAAGCTCTCGGAAAACGCCTACGACGGCGCACCCCTGCACTTCATCGGCCATCTCCAGCGCAACAAGGTCAAGCAGGTGGTGGGCAAGGCGGCGCTGATCCAGTCCGTGGGCTCTCTGGCCCTGCTGGATGAGATCGAGAAAACCGCCGAAAAGCTGGGCATCGTCCAGGACATCCTTCTGGAGGTGAATATCGGCGGCGAGGAGGCCAAGAGCGGCTTTGCCCCCGCCGAGGCCCCCGAGGCCGCCCGCTACGCCAAGACCCTGTCCCATGTGCAGGTGCTGGGTCTCATGACCATTCCCCCCGTGGAGTCGGCTCCCGGGGAAAATCTCCCGTTTTTTGCCCAAATGCAGGCTCTTTATGTTGACATAAATCAAAATATATACGATAATAAGTTTAAGTATTTGTCGATGGGTATGAGCGGCGACTTTGCCGAGGCCATCGAGTCCGGCAGCAATATGGTCCGTGTTGGATCGGCCATTTTCGGCGCCAGAGATTACAGCAAGTAAAAGCGGGAGGTAGTATACACATGAGCTTGATGGACGAATTCAAGAAGATCATCCACCCCTATGACGATGAAGATTACGACTATGAAAACGAGGATCAGTTCCCCACCCAGCGCCCCGGCAAGGAGTCCGCTTTCGACGACCGCAAGGAAGACCGCCGCAGCGACGACCGGCGCAACAAGGTGGTGAATATCCACGCCACCACCCAGCTGAAGGTGGTGCTGGTGAAGCCCGAGCGCTTTGAAAACGCCTCCGAGATCGCCGACCACCTCCGGGAAAAGCGCACCGTGGTACTGAATCTGGAGAGCACCAATAAGGACATTGCCCGGCGGCTTATCGACTTCCTCTCCGGCGTGGCCTACGCCGGTGACGGCAAAATCAAGAAGGTCTCCGCCAACACCTACATCATCACCCCCTACTCCGTAGACCTCATGGGTGACCTTATCGACGAGCTGGAGAGCAGCGGTCTTTACCTGTAAAGGCCCCATACCGGATAAAAAGACAGTACGGAGGGATTTATATGTTCACACCACAGGAAGTTTCCGAAAAAACATTCCCCAAATCCTCATCCTTTTCCAGCGGCTACGATCTGGCCGCCGTGGACGAGTTTTTGGACACGCTCACCGAGGACTATACAGCCCTCTATAAGGAAAACGCCGCGCTGAAGGCCAAGCTGAAGATTTTAGCCGAAAAGCTGGAGGAGTACCGCGCCACCGAGGACACCATGCGCTCCATGCTCCTGGCCGCTCAGAAGATGGCCGCCTCCATGACCGACGAGGCCAAGGAGAAGTCCGAGAAGATGCTTGCCGAGGCCCGGAGCCAGCGGGAGCAGATTCTGGAGGAGGCGCAGAACGCCGCCGCCGTGGCCAACCGCGACTTCCAGCAAAAGACCGAGGCCGCCCGGCAAAAGCTCTCCGCCGCCGAGGAGGCCATGCAGGACTATGTGGCCAAGAGCCTGGCCCTGTGCCGGACGCAGATGCAGTTTTTAGAGAAGCTGCCCCATAGCGACCTGCCTGCCCAGGAGAGTGCCGAAGCCCAGGAGACTGTCCCCGCTGCGCAGGCCGCTCCTGCCCAGGAGGCCGCCCCCGCCCAGGAAGCCGTCCCCGCCCAGGAGACCGTCCCCGCCGAGGAGGCTGTCCAGGCAGAAGAACCCCGGGACGACGCCCCGACCCAGGACACCGTCCGCATCATCGGAAAGGACATTCTCAGCGCTTACGAAAAGCAGCAGGCCCCCGAGCCCGACCACACCCTGCACCCGGACACGGACTTTGTCTCCGAGTTCAAGCTGGACCTGGACGAGCTGAAGTTCGGCCGCAACTACGACCCCGAAAAGAACTGACAAAAATGCAGAGGCTTGCCCACCCCAAGCCTCTGCATCCCCATATTGTCCCCATGTAAAAAAACTGTCATTGCGAACCAGTGACCGATGTCACTGGTGTGGCAATCCGCATCCCCCGTCCCCTTGCCTAAAGGGGGCTGTCACGGCGAAGCCGTGACTGGGGGATTCTTTTCCCATGCCTCTTGCAACCCCTCCGTAGGGGCGACCCTTGCGGTCGCCCGCGGGCGGGGCAGAGCCCCGCCCCTACGCACCCCTTGTACCCCCCCGTAGGGGGCGGCGTCCCCGACGCCCCGTTTTACCGCACCCCTTGTAACCCCCCTGTCATTGCGAACCAGTGACCGATGTCACTGGTGTGGCAATCCGTACCCCCGTCCCCAAAATAGCCCCAAAAGGAGATACCCCCATGGAAAAGCCCATCATCGCCCTTCTCTACGATTTCGATAAAACCCTCTGCACCACCGACATGGAGGACTACACCTTCATTCCCGCCCTGGGCTATAAGCCCGCCGAATTCTGGAAAAAGGCCAACGACTTCGGCTATAACAACCGCATGGACGGCCTTCTGGCCTATATGTATACCATGATCGAGGAGTGCCGGGCCCAAAACATCCGTCTGGACCGGGACTTTCTGGTTCGCTGCGGCCATGATATACAGCTCTTCCCCGGCGTGCAGGACTGGTTTGCCCGCATCAACGCCTTCGGCGAGAGCCAGGGCGTAGCCATTGAGCATTATGTCATCTCCTCCGGTCTCCGGGAGATCATCGAGGGCAGCGGCATCAGCCACGAGTTTAAGGAGATCTACGCCTGCGAGTTTTTCTATGATGCCCGGGGTCTGGCCTCCTGGCCCAAGCTGGATGTCAACTTTACCAATAAGACCCAGTTTGTCTACCGCATCAATAAGGGCGTGCTGGATGTGTCCGACGACCGCACCCTCAACGCCTCCATGCCCGACGACAGCAAGCGCATCCCCTTCACCAACATGATCTACATTGGCGACGGTCTCTCCGATGTGCCCTGCATGAAGATGATGCGCTCCTACGGCGGCGAGGCCATCGCCGTCTATCAGGAGGAAAACCGCCAGGGCGTAGAGGACTTGCTGAGCAAGGGCCGGGTGGATTTTATCTTCCCCGCCGACTACCGTGCCGGCACGGACCTGGAGACCACCGTCCAAAACATCATCCGGAAAATGGCCATTACCGATGCCCTGACCGAGGAAAACAGCCGCCAGCTCCGGCAGCTGGGCCGGGGCGACCTGCCGTATCAGGCCAGCCTATTTGAATAAAAACCAGAAAAAGCCTCCCGGAGCGTACCGATTGCGGCAAGCTCCGGGAGGCTTTTTTATTTTGGGCGTTTTCCCCGTCGGCCCACCTGCAGGGGCCGACGCTTGGGGCATTATTCCGGCTTTTCCGCGGCAAAGAGGGCCGCGCCGATGACACCGGCGTCGCTGCCCAGGGTGCAGGTCACGATGCGGGGGTGCTTTTTCGTGTAGGCGGAGCCATATTCCTGGCTCTGTACCTGGGCGCGCAGGGGCCGCAGCAGCGTTTCCCCCTGGTTGGCGATGCCGCCGCCCAGGGCTATGACCTCCGGGAAAAAGATATTCACCAGGTTGGCGATCCCCACACCCAGATACCGGATGTACTCCGCAACCACCCGGGTGGCTGCCGGATCTCCGGCCTCCTGCCCGGCAAAGGCCGTGCGGCCATCTACGCCGCCCTTTTCCCGGGCGATGCGGTGCAGGGCGCTGTCCGGGTGGGCCGCCATAGCCGCCTCCGTCCGGCGTATCAGCGCCGTGGCGGAGGCATAGGTCTCCCAGCAGCCCCGGCGGCCACAGGCGCAGCTCTCCCCGTCGGCCACAATGCACATATGTCCCAGCTCGCTGGCCGCCCCGGTAAAGCCCGTGAGCAGGTGCCCGTCCAGCACCACGCCGCCGCCTATGCCGGTGCCCAGGGTCACCACTACGGCGCTTCGGGTGCCCTTGGCCGCCCCCACCGCCGCCTCTGCCAGGGCCGCCGCGTTGGCATCATTTACCAGGCGCACGGAAAAGCCCGTGTCCTCCAGGGTCCGGCGCACATCATAGTTCACCCAGCCGATGTTGCAGGCGTACACCACGGTGCCCGCCCGGTCATCCACCGTACCGGGGCAGCCCAGGCCCACGCCGGCCACCTCCCGGCCCCGGCCCAGGGTACGGATCATGGCGCCAATATCCTCCGCCACCGCCGCCGGGCCTCGCCGCGGCCGGGTGGGGCAGGTCTGCCGGGCCAAAATTTCCCCGTCCTCCCGGACCACGGCCCCCTTGATGCCGGTGCCGCCCAGGTCGATGCCGATGTACTGCTTCATGTCCGCGCCTCCGCTTTTCTTTTTTACTAGCATACCATGCCCGGCCGGGGCTGTCAAAACCTCCGTAACGAAACGGTTTCTCTTTTGTCGGAAAAAACCGGTGGATTTTCCGACCATCTCAAACGGCCACACCGCTCCGGGAAGCGGTGTGGCCGTTTTTATAGGGTATTAAGGGGCATTACGCCACTTGCGCGGGCTTCTTATTGGCGCTGTTCCTTGATGGCAGCCTGGGCAGCGGCCAGACGGGCGATGGGAACGCGGAAGGGGGAGCAGGACACATAGTCCAGGCCCACCTTGTGGCAGAACTCCACGCTGCTGGGGTCGCCGCCGTGCTCGCCGCAGATGCCCAGGTGGATGTCGGGGCGGGTGGCGCGGCCCATCTCAGCGGCCATCTTCACCAGCTTGCCTACGCCGACCTGGTCCAGCTTGGCGAAGGGATCGTTCTCGTAGATCTTCTTATCGTAGTAAGCGCCCAGGAACTTGCCGGCGTCGTCGCGGCTGAAGCCGAAGGTCATCTGGGTCAGGTCGTTGGTGCCGAAGGAGAAGAACTGGGCCTCGGTGGCGATCTGGTCGGCGGTGAGGGCGGCTCTGGGGATCTCGATCATGGTACCCACCAGGTACTTCATGTCCATCCCGGCGGCGGCCAGCTCCTGGTCGGCGGTCGTAACCACGATGTCCTTTACATACTTCAGCTCCTTCACCTCGCCCACCAGGGGGATCATGATCTCGGGGACCATGGTCCAGTCGGGGTGCTTCTTCTGCACATTGATGGCGGCGCGGATGACAGCCCGGGTCTGCATGGCGGCAATCTCCGGGAAGGTAACGGCCAGGCGGCAGCCACGGTGACCCATCATGGGGTTGAACTCGTGGAGGGCGGCGATGATGTTCTTGATCTGCTCCACGGTCTTGCCCTGGGCCTTGGCCAGCTTCTCAATGTCGGCCTCCTCGGTGGGCACGAACTCGTGCAGAGGGGGATCCAGGAAGCGGATGGTCACGGGGCAGCCCTCCATGGCCTCATAGATGCCCTCGAAGTCGCCCTGCTGCATGGGCAGGAGCTTGGCCAGAGCCGCCTCCCGCTCCTCTACGGTGTCGGAGCAGATCATCTCGCGGATAGCTTCGATACGGTCGCCCTCGAAGAACATATGCTCGGTACGGCACAGGCCGATGCCCTGGGCGCCCAGCTCACGGGCCTTAGCGGCGTCGTGGGGGGTGTCGGCATTGGTGCGGACCTTCAGGCGGCGATACTTGTCGGCCCAGCCCATGATGCGGCCGAACTCGCCGCCGATGGTAGCGTCCACGGTGGGCATAGCGCCGTCGTAAATATTACCGGTGGAGCCGTCCAGGCTCAGCCAGTCGCCCTCGTGATAGGTCTTGCCGGAGAGGGTAAACTTCTTGTTCTCCTCGTCCATAGCGATGGCGGAGCAGCCGGAGACGCAGCAGGTGCCCATACCGCGGGCCACCACAGCGGCGTGGCTGGTCATACCGCCGCGCACGGTGAGGATGCCCTGGGCAGCCTTCATGCCCTCGATGTCCTCGGGAGAGGTCTCCAGGCGGACCAGGACCACCTTCTCACCCCGGGCAGCCCAAGCCTTGGCGTCCTCGGCGGTAAAGACGATCTTGCCGCAGGCGGCGCCGGGGGAGGCGGGCAGGGCCTTGCCGGCGGGCTGGGCCTTCTTCAGAGCCTCGGCGTCAAACTGGGGGTGCAGGAGGGTATCCAGGTTCCGGGGGTCGATCATGGCCACGGCCTGCTGCTCGGAGATCATGCCCTCGTCCACCAGGTCGCAGGCGATCTTCAGGGCCGCCTTGGCGGTGCGCTTGCCGTTACGGGTCTGGAGCATATAGAGCTTGCCGTGCTCCACGGTGAACTCCATGTCCTGCATATCCCGGTAATGGTCCTCCAGAGTCTTGCACACATCCACAAACTGTGCATAGGCCTCGGGGAACTTCTCGGCCATCTGGTCGATGGGCATGGGGGTGCGCACGCCGGCCACCACATCCTCGCCCTGGGCGTTGGTCAAAAACTCGCCCATGAGTTTCTTCTCGCCGGTGGCGGGGTTACGGGTAAAGGCCACGCCGGTGCCGCAGTCGTCGCCCATGTTGCCGAAGGCCATGGATTGAACGTTGACAGCGGTGCCCCAGGAATAGGGGATGTCGTTATCCCGGCGGTATACATTGGCCCGGGGATTGTCCCAAGAGCGGAACACGGCCTTGATGGCGCCGATGAGCTGCTCCTTGGGGTCAGAGGGGAAGTCGGCGCCGATCTTGGCCTTGTACTCGGCCTTGAACTGCATGGCCAGCTCCTTCAGATCCTCGGCGGAGAGCTCCACATCCTGGGTGACGCCCTTCTTCTCCTTCATCTCGTCGATGAGCTGCTCGAAATACTTCTTGCCTACCTCCATCACCACATCGGAATACATCTGGATAAAGCGGCGATAGCAGTCCCAGGCCCAGCGGGGATTGCCGGACTTGGCGGCGATGACGCCCACCACATCCTCATTCAGGCCCAGGTTCAGGATGGTGTCCATCATGCCGGGCATGGAGGCCCGGGCGCCGGAGCGCACAGACACCAGCAGAGGATTCTCATGGTCGCCGAACTTCTTGCCGGTGATCTTCTCCATCTTCTCGATGTACTCCATGATCTCGGCCATGATCTCGTCATTGATCTTCTGTCCGTCCTCATAGTACTGGGTGCAGGCCTCGGTGGTAATGGTGAAGCCCTGGGGAACCGGCAGACCGATGTTGGTCATCTCAGCCAGGTTTGCACCCTTGCCGCCCAGCAGCTCGCGCATGGATGCATTACCCTCGGTAAACAGATAGCAGAATTTTTTGCTCATAATACCCTCCAATATACCTTTTTAATAATAGCAGAATTCATTATAGCCACAAAGATAAGAAAATGCAACATATTCTCTCCCTTTTTTCTATTTTTTACCCTTTTGCCGAATTCTCTCGTCCCTTTTGCAAATAAATGGCGCAAATCACAAAAAAAATACGGGAGCGGTTGAGAAAATGCCGGAGCTGTGCTATACTGGTACTGTATTTTATTGTCATGGCAGGGTGTATTTTTCGGAAAAGGGGAGGGGGAGCCCAATGGATCCTGTGCTGGAGAGCCGTATTCGCCGCGGGGCCCGGCAGGGTGCGCTGCCCCACAGCGTCATCTTTTCCGGCAGCGGCGATCTTTTGGCCGCCGCCCGGTTCTACACCGCCGCCTTAGAGTGCCGGCAGGCGGATAAGCCCTGCCTGCGCTGCCCCGCCTGCGGCAAGGTGCTCCGGGGCACCCATCCCGACTGCGTCACCGCCGAGGACAGCCAGCACAAGGATCTGTCCGTGGAGGTGCTGCGGGCCCTGCGCTCCGATGCCTATATCCAGCCCAACGAGGGCGCGTGCAAGGTGTTCCTTTTCCCCGACTGCCGCCGCCTGACGGTCCAGGACCAGAATGTTCTCTTAAAGCTTGTGGAGGAGGGGCCTGCCTACGCGGCGTTTCTTTTCTGCGCGGAAAATCCCTCGGTGCTGCTGCCCACGGTGCGCTCCCGGTGCGCGGAGCTTTCCGTGCGCCCCACGGAGCAGGAGGCGGCGGCGCCAAGCCCGGAGGCCCAGGCACTTTTGGAGGCTATGGCCGGCGGCGAGAGCCCGGCGGTTACGCAGGTGCTGGTGGGCTTTGAAAACGGGAAAATGACCCGGGAAAAGCTCCAGCAGGTGCTGCGGGAGTGCCGGGAGGGCAGCCTGCAGGCCCTGCGTCTGCGCTGGGGCGCACCCCCGGAGACTCTGTGCGCCGACGGGGTAGGGCCCCTGAGCCGAAGGCTTACAAAAAAGCAGCTTATGCGGCTGTGTGAAATGCTGGGCAAATTCGCCCAAGAATGTGAATGGAATGTGGCGGTGGGCCAGGTTTTAGGCGCCGTCGCCGTAGAATGGGAGGATATCCTATGAAGGAAGTTATCAGCGTCCGCTTCCGCAGCGGATGCAAGAATTATTATTTCAGCCCCGGGCAGCTCACCGTTGCCCCGGGCCAGGATGTGATCGTGGAGACCGCCCAGGGGCCGGAGTATGTCACCTGCACCCAGGGCAACCACACCGTGGAGGATCATCAGGTGGTGGAGCCTCTGCGCCGGGTGCTGCGCCCGGCCACGGAGAATGACCGACGCAGCCTGCAAATGGCCCGGGCCCGGGAAAAGGAGGCCTTTGCGGTCTGCCAGAAGAAGATCGCCCAGCGGGGCCTGGAGATGAAGCTGGTCCGGGCGGAAAGCTCCTTTGACGGCAATAAGCTGCTCTTTTTCTTCACCGCCGACGGCCGGGTGGATTTCCGGGAGCTGGTAAAGGATCTGGCCGCCGCCTTCCACGCCCGCATCGAGCTGCGCCAGATCGGCGTCCGGGACGAGGCAAAGATGCTGGGCGGCCTGGGCATCTGCGGCCGTCCCTTCTGCTGCAGCCAGTATATGGACGATTTCATCCCCGTGTCCATCAAGATGGCCAAGACCCAAAATCTCTCCCTGAACCCCGCCAAGATCTCCGGCACCTGCGGCCGCCTTATGTGCTGCCTGAAGTACGAGCAGGAGGCCTATGAGGATGCCGCCCGGCGTATGCCGAAAAACGACTCCTTTGTCCAGACCCCCGACGGCCCCGGCAACATCAGCGCCGTAAACCTGCTGAAGGAGCAGGTCACCGTCCGGCTGGACGATCAGCCCGAGTCCCCCCGGTGCTACCACAACTGCGAGATCTGCGTCCTGCGCAACGGCAAGGGCAGCCGCGACGGTATCCAGGTGCCCCGGGAGCGCCCCGCCCGAATGGTGGTGGAGGAGAAGCCCGAGGAGTTCCCGGCGGTGGTGTCCGACTTCCTCTATAGCTCTCCCGAGGCGGCAGAGCCCCCGGCGGAGGAAAAGCGGGAGTCCGGCCGCTCCGGCCGCAATCGCC
This is a stretch of genomic DNA from Vescimonas fastidiosa. It encodes these proteins:
- the ricT gene encoding PSP1 domain-containing protein → MKEVISVRFRSGCKNYYFSPGQLTVAPGQDVIVETAQGPEYVTCTQGNHTVEDHQVVEPLRRVLRPATENDRRSLQMARAREKEAFAVCQKKIAQRGLEMKLVRAESSFDGNKLLFFFTADGRVDFRELVKDLAAAFHARIELRQIGVRDEAKMLGGLGICGRPFCCSQYMDDFIPVSIKMAKTQNLSLNPAKISGTCGRLMCCLKYEQEAYEDAARRMPKNDSFVQTPDGPGNISAVNLLKEQVTVRLDDQPESPRCYHNCEICVLRNGKGSRDGIQVPRERPARMVVEEKPEEFPAVVSDFLYSSPEAAEPPAEEKRESGRSGRNRRRRGSRPAEDRSPEKNPPKAQKQPPKQSEKQADKPRPPRRRGGQKPEGAAPQAAKPQPPKQAAGGEVKKPRHRSGRRHPRRGPGGSGKTEA